The Urbifossiella limnaea genome has a window encoding:
- a CDS encoding PfaD family polyunsaturated fatty acid/polyketide biosynthesis protein produces the protein MSHPAGTSRPFAPLGSWVPGDSAPTDDPAALRAAVSDLGSPVVVVETKHGPAIAAGGRVQLGAADGVPVLAYLPPLRPEQLGDPTFRADHALRFAYKTGAMANGIASAEVVIEMAKAGMLGSYGAAGQSLPRIAQAIDEIQAAVGGATYCVNLIHSPGEPAHEMATAELLLQRGVPLVEASAYLDLTPAIVRYRVAGFKGGVGGMAYPLNHVIGKVSRVEVATKFLSPPPERILKELVAAGHVTATQAQLAARFPVADDVTVEADSGGHTDNRPAITLLPTILALRDRLQAQFKYATPPRVGLAGGIATPSSVAAAFAMGAAYVVTGSVNQACVESGSSDAVRKMLAEAGQADVTMAPAADMFEMGVKLQVLKRGTMFPMRAQKLYDLYRAYPSWEAIPAAERVQVEKTHLKASFEQRWDETRAFWQGREPGQVAKADADPRHLMALVFRWYLGLSSRWANAGEPTRQLDYQVWCGPAMGAFNEWAKGSPLESPANRTVVGVALNLLAGACVVLRRQALRQQGVNFPDECFALAPVDRAEIEQRLS, from the coding sequence ATGTCGCACCCGGCCGGGACCAGCCGCCCGTTCGCCCCCCTCGGTTCGTGGGTGCCCGGCGACTCCGCCCCGACCGACGACCCGGCCGCTCTCCGCGCCGCGGTTAGCGATCTGGGTTCGCCCGTCGTCGTCGTCGAAACCAAACACGGCCCCGCTATCGCGGCTGGTGGGCGCGTTCAACTGGGCGCCGCGGACGGCGTGCCGGTGCTGGCGTATCTGCCGCCGCTGCGGCCGGAGCAACTCGGCGACCCGACGTTCCGCGCCGATCACGCCCTCCGCTTCGCGTACAAGACCGGGGCGATGGCGAACGGCATCGCGTCGGCCGAGGTGGTGATCGAGATGGCGAAGGCGGGGATGCTCGGCAGCTACGGCGCCGCCGGCCAGTCGCTGCCGCGGATCGCGCAGGCCATCGACGAGATTCAGGCCGCGGTCGGCGGCGCGACGTACTGCGTCAACTTGATCCACAGCCCCGGCGAGCCAGCGCACGAGATGGCGACGGCCGAACTCCTGTTGCAGCGGGGCGTGCCGCTGGTGGAGGCCAGCGCCTACCTCGACCTCACGCCGGCGATCGTGCGCTACCGGGTGGCTGGGTTCAAGGGCGGCGTCGGCGGCATGGCGTACCCGCTGAACCACGTCATCGGGAAGGTGAGCCGCGTCGAGGTGGCGACGAAGTTCCTTTCGCCGCCGCCCGAGCGCATCCTCAAGGAACTGGTCGCCGCCGGGCACGTCACTGCGACGCAGGCCCAACTCGCGGCTCGCTTCCCGGTCGCCGACGACGTGACGGTCGAGGCCGACAGCGGCGGCCACACCGACAACCGCCCGGCGATCACGCTCCTGCCGACGATCCTGGCCCTGCGCGACAGGTTGCAGGCGCAGTTCAAGTACGCCACGCCGCCGCGCGTCGGGTTGGCCGGCGGCATCGCCACGCCGTCCTCCGTGGCCGCGGCCTTCGCCATGGGTGCGGCCTACGTCGTGACCGGCAGCGTGAACCAGGCGTGCGTCGAGTCCGGCAGCTCGGACGCCGTGCGGAAGATGCTCGCCGAGGCGGGTCAGGCCGACGTGACGATGGCCCCCGCGGCCGACATGTTCGAGATGGGCGTGAAGCTGCAGGTGCTCAAGCGCGGCACCATGTTCCCGATGCGTGCGCAGAAGCTGTACGACCTGTACCGCGCCTATCCGAGTTGGGAAGCGATCCCGGCCGCGGAGCGCGTCCAGGTTGAGAAGACGCACCTGAAGGCGTCCTTCGAGCAGCGGTGGGACGAGACGCGCGCCTTCTGGCAGGGCCGCGAGCCGGGTCAGGTGGCGAAGGCGGACGCCGACCCGCGGCACCTGATGGCGCTCGTGTTCCGCTGGTACCTGGGGCTGTCGAGCCGGTGGGCGAACGCGGGCGAGCCGACGCGGCAGCTCGACTACCAGGTGTGGTGCGGCCCCGCGATGGGGGCGTTCAACGAGTGGGCGAAGGGCTCGCCGCTGGAGAGCCCCGCGAACCGCACCGTGGTGGGCGTCGCGCTGAACCTGTTGGCCGGGGCGTGCGTCGTGCTGCGGCGCCAGGCGCTGCGGCAGCAGGGCGTGAACTTCCCCGACGAGTGCTTCGCCCTCGCACCCGTCGATCGCGCCGAGATCGAACAGCGTCTGAGCTAG
- a CDS encoding NifU family protein has protein sequence MDLRSRVEQALRDEVAPALSLDGSRIEVVEVTDGIASVRLAGVCGGCPATVWTLLGSIEAELRARVPEIELVEAVG, from the coding sequence ATGGACCTACGTTCCCGCGTCGAACAAGCCCTCCGCGACGAGGTGGCCCCCGCCCTCTCCCTGGACGGATCGCGCATCGAGGTCGTCGAGGTGACCGACGGCATCGCCTCGGTCCGGCTCGCCGGCGTCTGCGGCGGCTGCCCCGCGACGGTGTGGACGCTCCTCGGGTCGATCGAGGCCGAGTTGCGGGCGCGGGTGCCGGAGATCGAACTGGTGGAAGCGGTAGGCTGA
- a CDS encoding sugar phosphate isomerase/epimerase family protein: MFAGYNTNGFAHHHLADAVAILAELNYGGIALTLDVHHLDPFAPDRDRQLPDCREQLARFDLRCVIETGARFILDPRRKHQPTLLSPTAAEQQVRLDFLHGCVNAAATIGADCVSYWSGAPVCAAPPSELMSRLVEMCKRLADAAAAAGVRLAFEPEPGMFIDTMDKFAELHAKVNHPAFGLTIDIGHLVCNGELPVSRFLTDWKHVLWNVHIEDMRRGVHDHVMFGEGEVDFADVFAGLRVAGYAGGVYVELSRHSHDAVNTARKAKAFLSAYGI, encoded by the coding sequence ATGTTCGCCGGGTACAACACCAACGGCTTCGCCCACCACCACCTCGCCGACGCCGTCGCCATCCTTGCAGAGCTCAACTACGGCGGCATCGCCCTCACGCTCGATGTTCACCACCTCGACCCGTTCGCACCGGACCGCGACCGCCAACTCCCTGACTGCCGTGAACAACTCGCCCGGTTCGACTTGCGCTGCGTGATCGAAACCGGCGCCCGGTTCATCCTCGATCCACGTCGCAAGCACCAGCCGACGCTTCTGAGCCCGACAGCGGCCGAGCAGCAGGTACGACTCGACTTCCTTCACGGATGTGTGAACGCCGCCGCGACCATTGGCGCCGATTGCGTCAGCTACTGGTCGGGCGCCCCCGTCTGTGCGGCGCCACCATCCGAGCTCATGAGCCGGCTAGTCGAAATGTGCAAGCGCCTCGCCGACGCCGCAGCCGCCGCCGGCGTCCGCCTCGCGTTCGAGCCCGAGCCGGGCATGTTCATCGACACGATGGACAAGTTCGCCGAGCTGCACGCGAAGGTGAACCACCCCGCGTTCGGCCTCACCATCGACATCGGCCACCTCGTCTGCAACGGCGAGTTGCCCGTCAGCCGGTTCCTCACCGACTGGAAGCACGTCCTCTGGAACGTCCACATCGAGGACATGCGGCGCGGCGTCCACGACCACGTCATGTTCGGCGAGGGCGAGGTCGACTTCGCGGACGTGTTCGCCGGACTGCGCGTCGCGGGGTACGCCGGCGGGGTGTACGTCGAGCTGAGCCGGCACAGCCACGACGCGGTGAACACGGCCCGGAAGGCGAAGGCGTTCCTCAGCGCGTACGGGATTTGA
- a CDS encoding Gfo/Idh/MocA family protein produces MPIDSPGVAFIGAGDIAVLHAAAVKKVPGARLVGLWNRSQDRAKQRAAEFGCKVYATPAEACADPAVDAVFILTNLETHFEYTKLALENGKHVLVEKPVGVSVAEIEEMDRLAKTKGLVVVPGHNYIYEQSMQRTRDLVRNGDLGKIVSAYVMYNIHHPEEVAKRYPGVVRQILTHHSYILLYLVGKPVELCAMKATLHYQEYPEEDIAMVQMRLENGALAHFCASFAADDHAADPWTVMVKVIGTAGSTRYSYRDHVEIKPGLVHSQTYTAYQGSVMNEVRHFLVDCLRLGAEPLSTLADAATAQRMIEAAEASIRDKSVVKL; encoded by the coding sequence ATGCCCATCGACTCCCCCGGCGTCGCCTTCATCGGCGCCGGCGACATCGCCGTCCTCCACGCCGCCGCCGTCAAGAAGGTGCCCGGCGCCCGCCTCGTCGGCCTGTGGAACCGCTCCCAGGACCGCGCCAAGCAACGCGCCGCCGAGTTCGGGTGCAAGGTGTACGCCACCCCTGCCGAGGCCTGCGCCGACCCGGCCGTCGATGCCGTATTCATCCTCACGAACCTGGAAACGCACTTCGAGTACACGAAGCTGGCGCTCGAGAACGGCAAGCACGTCCTGGTCGAGAAGCCGGTCGGCGTGTCGGTCGCCGAGATCGAGGAGATGGACCGACTGGCGAAAACCAAGGGGCTCGTGGTGGTGCCGGGGCACAACTACATCTACGAGCAGTCGATGCAGCGGACGCGCGACCTGGTACGGAACGGCGACCTGGGCAAGATCGTGTCGGCCTACGTGATGTACAACATCCACCACCCCGAGGAGGTGGCCAAGCGCTACCCTGGGGTCGTGCGCCAGATCCTCACCCACCACTCGTACATCCTGCTGTACCTCGTTGGGAAGCCGGTCGAGCTGTGCGCCATGAAGGCGACGCTCCACTACCAGGAGTACCCGGAGGAGGACATCGCCATGGTGCAGATGCGGCTGGAGAACGGCGCGCTGGCCCACTTCTGCGCCAGCTTCGCCGCCGACGACCACGCCGCCGACCCGTGGACGGTGATGGTGAAGGTGATCGGCACCGCCGGCAGCACGCGCTACAGTTACCGCGACCACGTCGAGATCAAGCCGGGGCTAGTTCACAGTCAGACGTACACGGCATACCAAGGCTCGGTGATGAACGAGGTGCGGCACTTCCTGGTGGACTGCCTGCGGCTCGGGGCGGAGCCGCTGAGCACGCTCGCCGACGCGGCGACGGCGCAGCGGATGATCGAGGCCGCGGAGGCGTCGATCCGCGACAAGAGCGTGGTCAAGCTGTAA
- a CDS encoding SGNH/GDSL hydrolase family protein: MRAALVRPLAGWRRPRPALARPALRATRARRARFAVLLTPLATALILSAAWVGVETVRPEVVDPDYFQRRDTLRARVAENPGKPLAVVIGSSRMVQGFSPDTLPDPAGGPVLWFNASHFGAGPVLNSVVLSRLLADGVRPDVVVFEVMPAFCVSENAPFLAHHLTHRDLAGIHRYTPPGELDLSYLRFRLTRPARLTRVAEPFAGIIPPLPYGGNPTPIIDVTEEDRAARLVVQTRALGAALKRVTVRPEADRALRASLKLCRERGITPVLVFSPEGPTFRAFYNAAALARFEGYVADVARENGVRLIDARDWLAESDFMDSHHPLHRGSVAFTARLVADLGPVSDRPR; encoded by the coding sequence ATGCGCGCCGCACTTGTCCGCCCGCTCGCCGGCTGGCGCCGGCCGCGCCCCGCGCTCGCGCGGCCGGCGCTACGAGCGACCCGCGCCCGCCGGGCGCGCTTCGCGGTGCTCCTCACCCCGCTTGCCACCGCTCTGATCCTGTCTGCCGCATGGGTGGGGGTGGAGACGGTCCGCCCTGAGGTCGTCGATCCCGACTACTTCCAGCGCCGCGACACCCTCCGCGCCCGCGTCGCCGAGAACCCCGGCAAGCCGCTCGCGGTCGTCATCGGCAGTTCGCGGATGGTGCAGGGGTTCTCCCCCGACACGCTCCCGGACCCGGCCGGCGGCCCGGTGCTGTGGTTCAACGCCTCGCACTTCGGCGCCGGGCCAGTGCTCAACAGCGTCGTCCTGTCGCGCCTCCTCGCCGACGGCGTGCGGCCCGACGTGGTCGTGTTCGAGGTGATGCCGGCATTCTGCGTGAGCGAGAACGCCCCGTTCCTGGCTCACCACCTCACGCACCGCGACCTGGCCGGCATTCACCGCTACACGCCGCCGGGCGAACTCGACCTGAGCTACCTCCGCTTCCGACTGACGCGGCCGGCCCGACTCACCCGTGTCGCCGAGCCGTTCGCCGGCATCATCCCGCCGCTCCCTTATGGAGGCAACCCGACGCCGATCATCGACGTGACCGAGGAGGATCGAGCGGCGAGGCTGGTCGTTCAGACGCGGGCCCTTGGCGCGGCCCTGAAGCGCGTGACCGTTCGCCCGGAGGCCGACCGCGCCCTGCGGGCGTCGCTGAAGCTGTGCCGCGAGCGCGGCATCACGCCTGTTTTGGTGTTCTCGCCGGAGGGGCCGACCTTCCGCGCCTTCTACAACGCCGCGGCGCTGGCCCGGTTCGAGGGGTACGTGGCGGACGTGGCGCGGGAGAACGGCGTGCGTCTGATCGACGCCCGCGACTGGCTCGCCGAGTCGGACTTCATGGACTCGCACCACCCACTGCACCGCGGGTCGGTGGCCTTCACGGCCCGGCTGGTTGCAGACCTGGGGCCGGTTTCCGACCGGCCGCGCTGA
- a CDS encoding Gfo/Idh/MocA family protein: protein MGLIGGGQGSFIGRVHATAAVLDNRAALVAGALSSDAARAKASAADYDIAEERAYTSFKEMAAAEKKRPDPVDFVSVATPNHTHFEIAKTFAEAGFNVICDKPLTFDLAQAEELLKVVEKSGVVFAVTHNYTGYPLVRQAREMVLNGELGEINAVRSNYIQGWLRTRLESDNQKQAAWRTDPSKSGIAGCFGDIGTHAYNLGRYITGLQPKQISCLLKVFVEGRALDDYGVAAVRFENGALGTVTASQISHGRENDLFIEVDGTKAALEWHQEEPNKLIVRKNGEPHKIYTRNGGPYLGAAAGAASRLPSGHPEAFFEAFANVYTTAYDAMVKRAAGQSFETTNTVYPNVYDGVEGMLFITKCVESSKADGGWVPFRHPKSRA from the coding sequence ATGGGCCTGATCGGCGGCGGCCAGGGGTCGTTCATCGGCCGCGTCCACGCCACCGCCGCCGTCCTCGACAACCGCGCCGCCCTCGTCGCCGGGGCGCTCTCCTCCGACGCCGCCCGCGCGAAGGCTTCCGCCGCCGACTACGACATCGCCGAGGAGCGCGCCTACACCTCCTTCAAGGAGATGGCCGCGGCCGAGAAGAAGCGGCCGGACCCGGTCGATTTCGTGTCCGTCGCCACACCGAATCACACGCACTTCGAGATCGCCAAGACGTTCGCCGAGGCCGGGTTCAACGTCATTTGCGACAAGCCGCTGACGTTCGACCTCGCGCAGGCCGAGGAGCTGCTGAAGGTGGTCGAGAAGTCCGGCGTCGTCTTCGCCGTGACGCACAATTACACCGGCTACCCGCTCGTGCGGCAGGCCCGCGAGATGGTGCTGAACGGCGAGCTCGGCGAGATCAACGCCGTCCGCAGCAACTACATCCAGGGCTGGCTCCGCACCCGGCTGGAGAGCGACAACCAGAAGCAGGCGGCGTGGCGGACCGACCCGTCGAAGAGCGGCATCGCCGGCTGCTTCGGCGACATCGGCACCCACGCCTACAACCTCGGCCGCTACATCACCGGGCTCCAGCCGAAGCAGATCAGCTGCCTGCTGAAGGTGTTCGTCGAGGGCCGGGCGCTGGACGACTACGGCGTCGCCGCGGTGCGGTTCGAGAACGGGGCGCTCGGCACGGTGACGGCGAGCCAGATCAGCCACGGGCGGGAGAACGACCTGTTCATCGAGGTGGACGGGACGAAGGCGGCGCTGGAGTGGCACCAGGAGGAGCCGAACAAGCTGATCGTGCGGAAGAACGGCGAGCCGCACAAGATCTACACCCGCAACGGCGGCCCGTACCTGGGGGCGGCGGCGGGGGCGGCGTCGCGGCTGCCGAGCGGCCACCCGGAGGCGTTCTTCGAGGCGTTCGCCAACGTGTACACCACGGCCTACGACGCGATGGTGAAGCGCGCCGCGGGCCAGAGCTTCGAGACGACGAACACGGTGTACCCGAACGTGTACGACGGCGTGGAGGGAATGCTGTTCATCACGAAGTGCGTGGAGAGCAGCAAGGCCGACGGCGGCTGGGTGCCGTTCCGCCACCCCAAGAGCCGGGCCTAA
- a CDS encoding DNA-3-methyladenine glycosylase family protein gives MSTTNPHAKAVRHLTRKCPVMKRLVAQVGPCTWAPASDDPFTMLVRCVVYQQISTKAAKSIFDRLLAALGGAPLGRERVLALTEAEFRACGVSGPKQRAIRAVAEHVGSNPELLPGIEERDELTLRKQLVAIKGIGNWSVDMFLMFGLARPDVLPVGDYGLRAGVMKAFELAALPTPAEVAELCGHWKPYSSVGTWYIWRSLGGPVPQSGDGG, from the coding sequence ATGTCCACTACCAACCCGCACGCCAAGGCCGTCCGCCACCTCACGCGCAAGTGCCCGGTCATGAAGCGACTCGTGGCACAGGTCGGCCCTTGCACCTGGGCGCCGGCGAGCGACGACCCGTTCACCATGCTCGTCCGCTGCGTCGTCTACCAACAGATTTCGACGAAGGCGGCGAAGTCGATCTTCGACAGGCTCCTCGCCGCGCTGGGCGGGGCGCCGCTCGGCCGCGAGCGGGTGCTGGCGCTGACCGAGGCCGAGTTCCGCGCCTGCGGCGTGTCCGGGCCGAAGCAGCGCGCCATCCGGGCCGTCGCCGAACACGTCGGCAGCAACCCCGAGTTGCTGCCCGGAATCGAGGAGCGCGACGAGCTGACGCTGCGGAAGCAGTTGGTGGCGATCAAGGGGATCGGCAACTGGTCCGTGGACATGTTCCTGATGTTCGGCCTGGCCCGGCCCGACGTGCTGCCGGTCGGCGATTACGGGTTGCGCGCCGGCGTGATGAAAGCGTTCGAGCTGGCAGCACTACCGACACCCGCGGAAGTCGCGGAGTTGTGCGGCCACTGGAAGCCGTACAGCAGCGTCGGCACCTGGTACATCTGGCGGAGCCTCGGCGGCCCCGTGCCGCAGTCCGGCGACGGCGGCTGA
- a CDS encoding copper amine oxidase → MPRWFALLGACLVLPALAPAQDTPAKAFTSADFEAFLKTTLKLEYEKGDGANGFTYDLVGTPYFASFNDKAKYVNFHVTHPKGRLTAEATLDRINDWNRKAIYSRAFLATGGNGVKYEAVMSLADGATPAQLKAFYDRFNREHADFSKHFGGVKPPPPETTGPPEVVKMGFPAARFDPDDPAKSDTGWEVTWDIPNLTRRGGMSDSRVLRIVSARFSWKDAKKQPRSLVVARNLMLAEAFSQYDNKETCFLDVAKIGTPMLKANKDFLGPLCVGPGKILASTNADHDGKVYQELHYDGLRWMGVYDKVHARGGEKLVLWAAMRSGNYAFLMEYNFTDDGRIVSRLGFTAHNLFDRAVLPKEKGVPHRAMRTKDGDVHAHFGCWRMEFDLHDPDRNLGGGDQNAIQLVSRKFADGKFGLKPLPFPGVDAAGKAVTEPREGKAKWVATEFTTLRAESKAVKNTRGQPIAYDLMSSRTGAASEFLPLGNTKYVDMDFINYDYWVTRTPDVFRHYYKVPLLAAGGRPLAGERATVWHSVGGLHAPRDEDFGPGGVDAARGAALTEWVGFTLKPRNLFDGTPLFTRPIEEAK, encoded by the coding sequence ATGCCGCGGTGGTTCGCGTTGTTGGGTGCTTGCCTCGTCCTACCCGCCCTCGCCCCGGCCCAGGACACGCCCGCAAAGGCGTTCACGTCGGCCGACTTCGAGGCGTTCCTCAAGACGACCCTGAAGCTCGAGTACGAGAAGGGCGACGGCGCGAACGGCTTCACCTACGACCTCGTCGGCACGCCGTACTTCGCGTCGTTCAACGACAAGGCGAAGTACGTCAACTTCCACGTCACGCACCCGAAGGGCCGGCTGACCGCGGAGGCGACGCTCGACCGCATCAACGACTGGAACCGCAAGGCCATCTACTCGCGCGCCTTCCTGGCGACCGGCGGCAACGGCGTGAAGTACGAGGCCGTCATGAGCCTCGCCGACGGCGCGACCCCGGCGCAGCTGAAGGCCTTCTACGACCGCTTCAACAGGGAGCACGCCGACTTCAGCAAGCACTTCGGCGGGGTGAAGCCACCGCCGCCCGAGACGACCGGCCCGCCGGAGGTCGTGAAGATGGGCTTCCCCGCGGCCCGGTTCGACCCCGACGACCCCGCCAAGAGCGACACCGGCTGGGAGGTCACCTGGGACATCCCAAATCTCACGCGCCGCGGCGGCATGAGCGACAGCCGGGTGCTGCGGATCGTGAGCGCCAGGTTCTCGTGGAAGGACGCGAAGAAGCAGCCGCGGTCGCTGGTGGTGGCGCGGAACCTGATGCTGGCGGAGGCGTTCAGCCAGTACGACAACAAGGAGACGTGCTTCCTGGACGTGGCCAAGATCGGCACCCCGATGCTAAAGGCCAACAAGGATTTCCTCGGCCCACTGTGCGTCGGCCCAGGGAAGATTCTGGCGTCGACCAACGCCGACCACGACGGCAAGGTGTACCAGGAGCTCCACTACGACGGCCTGCGCTGGATGGGCGTGTACGACAAGGTTCACGCCCGCGGCGGCGAGAAGCTGGTACTGTGGGCCGCGATGCGGTCGGGGAACTACGCCTTCCTGATGGAGTACAACTTCACCGACGACGGCCGCATCGTCAGCCGGCTGGGGTTCACCGCGCACAACCTGTTCGACCGGGCCGTGCTCCCGAAGGAGAAGGGCGTACCGCACCGGGCCATGCGCACGAAGGACGGCGACGTCCACGCCCACTTCGGCTGCTGGCGGATGGAGTTCGACCTGCACGACCCCGACCGCAACCTCGGCGGCGGCGATCAGAACGCGATCCAGCTGGTGAGCCGCAAGTTCGCCGACGGCAAGTTCGGGCTGAAGCCGCTGCCCTTCCCCGGCGTGGACGCAGCGGGCAAGGCGGTGACGGAGCCGCGGGAGGGGAAGGCGAAGTGGGTGGCGACGGAGTTCACGACGCTGCGGGCGGAGAGCAAGGCGGTGAAGAACACGCGCGGCCAGCCGATCGCCTACGACCTGATGTCGAGCCGGACGGGGGCGGCGTCGGAGTTCCTGCCGCTGGGGAACACGAAATACGTGGACATGGACTTCATCAACTACGACTACTGGGTGACGCGGACGCCGGACGTGTTCCGGCACTACTACAAGGTGCCGTTGCTGGCGGCGGGCGGGCGGCCGCTGGCGGGCGAGCGGGCGACGGTGTGGCACTCGGTGGGCGGCCTGCACGCCCCGCGCGACGAGGACTTCGGCCCCGGCGGCGTGGACGCGGCCCGCGGGGCGGCGCTGACGGAGTGGGTGGGCTTCACGCTGAAGCCGCGCAACCTGTTCGACGGCACGCCGCTGTTCACGCGCCCGATCGAGGAGGCGAAGTAA
- a CDS encoding helix-turn-helix domain-containing protein codes for MAVDALTLTYWQRRHLEQQLRSTRDARVYRRTLAVLGVADGEPVASVAGRLRVTLRAVYHWVATYGRDHAPAALADRDRSGRPRLLTPSDRELLRELLGRSPQEVGYFAAQWTVPLLREHLTRRTGRPFSDDTLRRELQRMRYSWKRSRYTLDPDPEFGGKKEAHPAAHPATAGT; via the coding sequence ATGGCCGTGGACGCCTTGACACTGACGTACTGGCAGCGACGGCACCTGGAACAGCAACTCCGCTCCACCCGCGATGCCCGCGTGTACCGCCGCACCCTCGCGGTCCTGGGGGTCGCCGATGGGGAACCGGTCGCCTCCGTCGCCGGCCGGCTCCGGGTCACACTCCGGGCGGTCTACCACTGGGTCGCGACCTACGGCCGTGACCACGCCCCGGCGGCCCTCGCCGACCGCGACCGGTCCGGGCGGCCCCGCCTGCTGACCCCGTCGGACCGGGAGCTGCTCCGCGAACTCCTGGGCCGCTCTCCCCAGGAGGTGGGCTACTTCGCCGCCCAGTGGACCGTCCCGTTGCTCCGCGAGCACCTGACCCGCCGCACCGGCCGGCCGTTCTCCGACGACACCCTCCGGCGCGAGTTGCAGCGGATGAGGTACAGCTGGAAGCGGTCCCGCTACACCCTCGACCCGGACCCCGAGTTCGGGGGGAAAAAAGAGGCGCATCCGGCGGCACATCCGGCGACTGCCGGCACGTAG